Genomic DNA from Methanofollis sp. W23:
CAGTCCATGTCTCCCTCTCTAAAGATGGAGAAAGATTTTAGAGAACGGCTCTGTAGAAATTCTCTTGATGAATCTCTCTGGCAGGAGGCGTGCCGCCCCCCGAACCCCCCACCACACGATAGGGCGAGGGCGGCAGCACTCTCTTTATGGTCATCGATTCTGCCTTCCCGACCCTATCGTGGTCTCGGGGGTCCGGGGGCAGAGCCCCCGGCCAAAGAGGTAAGAAGGTGGGTGACACACGTCTCACCCACACAAGAGGCGAGGGTTTCTACAAAGCCTAGAGAACCAGATCACTGACGATTGACAGAGGACCAGTGAGAGTGATCTCCCCCTCTTCACCCTTCATCATGGAAGGTTGGAGGGGGATGGCCGGGAATTGGGCTCTGTAGAAATCCTCTTGATGAATCTCTCTGGCAGGAGGCGTGCCGCCCTCCGAACCCCCCCGCGCGAGCGATTGGTGGGAGACAGCACTCCACTCTTCATCGTCATTGATGGTGCCTTCCTGTCCCTACCTCCCATCCCAGAGTCCGGGCGGCACTCGCCCCAGGTGTTGAGCATGAGGGAAGGCGGTTGAATCGCGTTCGCATCCGGAAAAAGTTAGGGATTCAACAGAAACGATATTCTCATGTTCGCTCTCGTTCACAGCGAATAGGAAGAGGGGGGAGGACATCGAGAGGGATCGATCACGGAGGGAAAACGACTCACCGGTCCACCGTCAATCGCTCCCCCTCGCTCTTCATAGCGAAGGGGCAAAAGGCCCCACGGCCCTCGTTGTCGCCCCGAGTAACAGCGCAGGATAAATACCATGACCGCACAGAAGTATGATCATATTTCCCTAACTCAAATTAAATTGATATAGGTGATATCGTGCACATCATGGAAGGGTTCCTCCCACCGGCCTGGTGCCTCTTCTGGTTCCTGGTCTCTGCCCCGTTTGTCGTCTACGGGATGTATCAACTGAGAATACTGATGAGAGAGAAGAGAGAGGCGCTCCCCCTCCTCGCCGTCGCAGGTGCCTTCGTCTTCGTCCTCTCCTCACTCAAACTCCCGTCGGTGAGCGGGAGCTGTTCCCACCCGACCGGGACCGGGCTTGGTGCCATCCTCTTTGGCCCCTTCATCACCGCGATCCTCGGGCTGATCGTCCTCCTGTACCAGGCGATCTTCCTGGCCCACGGCGGCCTCACCACCCTGGGAGCAAACCTCTTCTCCATGGGGATCGCAGGTCCGCTCCTCGCCTATGCAATCTACCGGGGCGGCCAGAAGGTCGGGCTCAACACCTACCTCACCGTCTTCCTCGCCGCCGCCCTTGCCGATCTCTTCACCTATGTGGTGACCGCGGCCCAGCTCGCCCTCGCCTTCCCGGCAGAGGCCGGCGGGGTCGTCACCTCGTTCGTCGCCTTCGCCGCGGTCTACGCCGTCACCCAGGTGCCCCTTGCGATCATCGAGGGTGCGGTCATCGCCCTGACCTTCAAGTACATCATTGATGTCCGCGCCGAGATCCTGGTCAGACTCGGCGTGATCTCCAACGCAGTGGTCGCACGGCTGCAGGGGGTGCAGGCATGAAGTACGCACTGGAGGTTACCGTCCTTGCAATTCTCTTCATCTTCACCGGCGCATTTGTCCTCGTCCAGAACACCGGCGAGCACGAATGGAGCGGGACCGACGACCAGGCCGGCGACGTCATCAACGAGATGACCGGCACCGAGTACGAACCCTGGGCCGACCCCCTCTACGAACCCCCGAGCGGCGAGATCGAGTCGCTCTTCTTCTGTCTCCAGTCCGCCATCGGGGCACTGGTGATCGGGTTCTTCTTCGGGTATTATTACCGCGGGAGGCGGATTAATACCTGAAACTTCCCTTTCTCTGTAGATGAGAGAGGAAAGCAGGAGAGGAGCATGGAGAATATCCTGGACGATTATGCCCACCAGAACGCCCTGCGGGACGTCGACACCAGACTCAAACTTGTCCTCGGCGGAGGAGCGATCGCCGTCGGCATTCTCTCGACAGGCCCGGTCGCCCCACTCCTCATCGCCGTCTCCATGGCGGCGATCACCGTCTTTCTTGCCAGGACACCAGGACGGTTCTACGCCGCCCTCCTCGCCATCCCCCTCTCCTTCGCCGCCCTCTCTGCAGGCGTGATCCTCTTTCTCCAGGGCGGGGGCGCACCCCTCATCACCCTCCCAGTCGGCGGGTTCACCCTCACCGCCACCACCGGTAGCGCCGACATGGCCGCCCTCGTCCTGGCCCGGACCTTTGCAGGGATGTGCTCCCTCTTCTTCATCGCGCTCACCACCCCGATGGTCGAGATCTTCGCGGTGATGCGTGGGCTCAGACTCCCGGCAGAGTTCGTCGACCTCGCCATGCTCATCTACCACTTCATCTTCATGCTCATCGGCGAGGCGGTGGCCACCCACAATGCCCAGGAGATCCGCCAGGGCTACACAGGGTTCAGGAACTCGCTCCGCTCTTTCCCGATGCTTGCTGGGGCACTCTTTGTGCGGGCCTGGGAGAAAGGAGAGGAACTGATCCTTGCCATGGACGCCAGGTGCTATGACGGCAAATTCCCCCTCGAAGAGGGTGGTGACGGCCCCTCGCCCCTGAGCACCGCCGCCGTCGCCGCGTACCTCCTCGCCGTCGGCGTGATCGCCCTCCTGACCAGAGGCGTACAGATATTCTGAGAACGACCATGAGAGACGCAATCGAATTCAAGGACGTACACTTCGCCTACTCAAACCAACCCGAGTCCCTCCGCGGCATCGACGTCGCCGTCAGAGAAGGGAGCAAGGTCGCCCTTGTCGGCCCGAACGGTGCCGGCAAGACCACCCTCCTCCTGATGTGCAACGGGATGCTCAGGCCGACACGGGGCGAGGTGCAGATCGGCGAGGTGCCGGTGCAGTACGACACCCGCTCCCTCCGCGAGGTGAGGCGGAAGGTCGGGCTTGTCTTCCAGAACTCAGACACCCAGCTCTTCGCCCCGACCGTCTGGCAGGACGTGGCCTTCGGCCCCCTCAACCTCGGGATGGGAAAGCACGAGATCAATGAGACGGTCGGGCGGGCCCTTCACCAGGTCGGGATGAACGGGTATGAGAAACGCCCACCCCACCACCTCTCTGGAGGGGAGAAGAAGAGAGTCGCCATCGCAGGGGTGCTTGCGATGGACCCGGAGGTGCTGGTCTTCGACGAACCGACCAGCGCCCTCGACCCGGCCACCGCCGAGGAGGTCATGGACCTGCTGGACGAACTGAACCACGAGGGCCGGACCATCCTCCTCTCCACGCACGACGTCGAACTCGCCTATCGCTGGGCCGACGAAGTTGTCCTGATGGAGGACGGAGCAGTGCTCAGGCACGGAAGCCCTGAAGCGATCTTCTCCGACCCGGCCCTCCTGCACCAGGCCAGGCTCAAGCCGCCTGCGGTGCTGGACCTCTACCAGGAACTCTCCGACCGCGGGTATTTCAAAGACAAAACGCCACCACGCAGCGCACTCGAGTTCACCGACCTGGTCGAGGGCCTGGCCGACGGAAGGCCTACCCAGGACAGGCGTGGGACCATCCATCTCTGGGACGCCGCCGGGACCGACAACACCGCTCTCGCCACCCTCCTCTCTTCGGGCACCGTCGCCCGGGTGGGGGCGATGGGCACCAGGGCGAAACGTCGGGCATCTGAGGAAGGGATTGTCCTGGACTTCACCTACGGCGTCATCGACAAGTGTCTCCTGCGGGCGGTCGCCGGGGAGGACTCGCTCATCCTCACTACCGGCGGGATGCTCGCCCATACCCGCGAGCGGATCGCCACCTATGCCCGGGAAAGCGGCCGGGAGATCCAGATCCGGGCTGTCGGGCGAGATCCGCATCAGCAGGGAGACTCAGGGACAGAACACCGTGAAAGATGCAGCAATAATGAGATCGCCCCTGACTGTAGGCAGTCGAAACGGGAAGATAATATTAATGGAATGGCGGGATAATATTGTGTACAATGCTCAATATTCGCCGGGAGATATGTGGGTACTGCGGTGCCTGTGTCTCTGTATGCCCTGAAGGGGCCCTCGAACTGATCGACGCATATCTGACCGTCGACAGCGAGACCTGTATCGGCTGCGGCATCTGTACAAAGGCATGCCCCCTTGGTGCGCTGGAGGTAACCGATGAAGTCTGAGTACGACGTCCTCGTCATCGGGGGCGGACCAGGCGGTGCCGTCGCAGCATGGACCGCCGCAAAAAAGGGACTTTCGACCTGCCTCATCGAGAAGAGGCCGGCGATCGGGGTCCCTGTCAGGTGTGCCGAAGGGGTCGGGAAAAACCTCCTCACCGAGTTTCTTGAGCCTGACCCGCGCTGGATCTCCGCAGACATCAAACGCGCCCGGATCATCGCCCCTGACGGGACCCAGATCCAACTCAAGGAGGACCAGGCCGGTGCAGAGGTCGGGTACGTCCTCGATCGGAAGATCTTTGACCGTGAACTGGTCTGGAAGGCCTCTGAAGCCGGTGCAGACGTTTATGTCAAGACACGGGCCGTCAGACCACTCATCAAGGACGGCAAAGTCATGGGAGCGGTTGTCGAGTCCTGCGGCACACAGCAGGAGGTCAGGGCTGCGGTCACCATCGCCGCCGACGGGGTGGAGTCCAAGTTCGCCAGGTGGTGCGGGATCGACTCAACAGTCCCGGCAGACGAACTGATGAGTTGCATCCAGTATCTTGTCACCGATATCGACATCGACCCGGTCTGCAACGACTTCTACCTCGGCAACGAGGTCTCCCCGCAGGGGTATCTCTGGGTCTTTGCCAAGGGAGAGCGGTGCGCCAATATCGGGATCGGGATCCCGGCCGCAAAGAGGGGGCCAGGGAACCGTGCCAAGGACTATCTCGACCGCTTTATGGCCGAGCACTACCCTGACGGCAAGATCATCGAGTGTGTCTTCGGCGGCGATCCGGTCTGTCAGCCCCTCGACTGCACGGTGGCGGACGGGCTGATGGTCGTCGGCGATGCCGCACGGGTCGTCGACCCGATCACCGGCGGCGGGATCGGCAACGCGATGGTCACCGGAAGGCTCGCTGCAGAGGTGGCGGCAGAGGCGATCGCAGCAGGCGACACGTCGAAGGCGGCCCTGATGCCGTACGACGAGGAGTGGCGCAACTCGAAGATGGGCCAGAGCCTTGAGCGCAATTACA
This window encodes:
- the cbiQ gene encoding cobalt ECF transporter T component CbiQ, which translates into the protein MENILDDYAHQNALRDVDTRLKLVLGGGAIAVGILSTGPVAPLLIAVSMAAITVFLARTPGRFYAALLAIPLSFAALSAGVILFLQGGGAPLITLPVGGFTLTATTGSADMAALVLARTFAGMCSLFFIALTTPMVEIFAVMRGLRLPAEFVDLAMLIYHFIFMLIGEAVATHNAQEIRQGYTGFRNSLRSFPMLAGALFVRAWEKGEELILAMDARCYDGKFPLEEGGDGPSPLSTAAVAAYLLAVGVIALLTRGVQIF
- a CDS encoding NAD(P)/FAD-dependent oxidoreductase; the protein is MKSEYDVLVIGGGPGGAVAAWTAAKKGLSTCLIEKRPAIGVPVRCAEGVGKNLLTEFLEPDPRWISADIKRARIIAPDGTQIQLKEDQAGAEVGYVLDRKIFDRELVWKASEAGADVYVKTRAVRPLIKDGKVMGAVVESCGTQQEVRAAVTIAADGVESKFARWCGIDSTVPADELMSCIQYLVTDIDIDPVCNDFYLGNEVSPQGYLWVFAKGERCANIGIGIPAAKRGPGNRAKDYLDRFMAEHYPDGKIIECVFGGDPVCQPLDCTVADGLMVVGDAARVVDPITGGGIGNAMVTGRLAAEVAAEAIAAGDTSKAALMPYDEEWRNSKMGQSLERNYKVKEFFIKLSDEKMNDLADSIAHIDFAEFSVRALVMELIKRNPKMLFELRELKDALKH
- a CDS encoding 4Fe-4S binding protein; this encodes MLNIRREICGYCGACVSVCPEGALELIDAYLTVDSETCIGCGICTKACPLGALEVTDEV
- a CDS encoding energy-coupling factor ABC transporter substrate-binding protein translates to MKYALEVTVLAILFIFTGAFVLVQNTGEHEWSGTDDQAGDVINEMTGTEYEPWADPLYEPPSGEIESLFFCLQSAIGALVIGFFFGYYYRGRRINT
- a CDS encoding energy-coupling factor ABC transporter permease, whose translation is MHIMEGFLPPAWCLFWFLVSAPFVVYGMYQLRILMREKREALPLLAVAGAFVFVLSSLKLPSVSGSCSHPTGTGLGAILFGPFITAILGLIVLLYQAIFLAHGGLTTLGANLFSMGIAGPLLAYAIYRGGQKVGLNTYLTVFLAAALADLFTYVVTAAQLALAFPAEAGGVVTSFVAFAAVYAVTQVPLAIIEGAVIALTFKYIIDVRAEILVRLGVISNAVVARLQGVQA
- a CDS encoding ATP-binding cassette domain-containing protein, whose amino-acid sequence is MRDAIEFKDVHFAYSNQPESLRGIDVAVREGSKVALVGPNGAGKTTLLLMCNGMLRPTRGEVQIGEVPVQYDTRSLREVRRKVGLVFQNSDTQLFAPTVWQDVAFGPLNLGMGKHEINETVGRALHQVGMNGYEKRPPHHLSGGEKKRVAIAGVLAMDPEVLVFDEPTSALDPATAEEVMDLLDELNHEGRTILLSTHDVELAYRWADEVVLMEDGAVLRHGSPEAIFSDPALLHQARLKPPAVLDLYQELSDRGYFKDKTPPRSALEFTDLVEGLADGRPTQDRRGTIHLWDAAGTDNTALATLLSSGTVARVGAMGTRAKRRASEEGIVLDFTYGVIDKCLLRAVAGEDSLILTTGGMLAHTRERIATYARESGREIQIRAVGRDPHQQGDSGTEHRERCSNNEIAPDCRQSKREDNINGMAG